The Pseudoxanthomonas sp. SL93 genome segment CAGGGCGGGCAGCGGGCCAAGGCGCGCGGGTTTCGGTTCGGTCATGAGGGGAACAGTGTTTTCCGGGGATGCGGCAGGGTAGCGGCCGCGAATGACACTGCCAACCCTGCCCGTGCCGCTAGACTCCCGGGACCCCTCCGCGAACCGCATCCCCACGAGGTGCTCCCATGATCGACCTGTACTACTGGCCCACGCCGAATGGCCACAAGACCACCCTGATGCTGGAAGAGCTTGCCGAATCGGGCAGCAAGCTCGACTACCGCATCGTGCCGGTGAACATCGGCGCGGGCGACCAGTTCAAGCCCGACTACCTGGCCATTTCGCCGAACAACAAGATGCCGGCGATCGTCGACCACGCACCGGCCGACGGCGGCGCACCGATCAGCGTGTTCGAGTCCGGCGCCATCCTGCTGTACCTGGCCAACAAGACCGGCCGCTTCTTCGGCACGGACACGCGCCAGAAAGTGGCGGTGAACCAGTGGCTGATGTGGCAGATGGGCGGCCTGGGACCGATGACGGGACAGTACGGGCACTTCACCGTCTATGCACCGGAGAAGATTCCCTACGCCATCGACCGCTATACCCGCGAGGTACAGCGCCTGCTGGGCGTGCTGGACAAGCAGCTGGAGCGCAACGCCTACATCGCCGGCGACGACTACAGCATCGCCGACATGGCCACGCATCCGTGGATCAACGCCTACGACAAGGCGCCGCTGGACCTGTCGCCGTACCCGCATCTGCAGCGCTGGCATGCGGCCATCGCCGCGCGTCCGGCCGTGCAGCGCGCGTATGCGCTGAAATCCCAGGTCAATCCGAATGCCGGCCAGCCGCTCAGCGACGAAGAGCGCAAGCACCTGTTCGGCCAGGGTGCGCCGAAGGCATGAGGAGCCGGGCGGCCGGTTCGCGTCATAATCCCGCCCTGACCGGCCCTGCCGCCCGAGAAACCCCATGCGCCTTGCCCTGTTCGCCCTGATGACCGTCGCCACCGCCCTGCCCGCCCACGCCGAGAAACTCACCCTGGAAGCCATCACCGGCAGCGCACCGCTGTCGGGGCCCACGCTGACCAAGCCGCAGATCGCGCCGGACGGCACGCGGGTGACCTTCCTGCGCGGCAAGGACAGCGACCGCAATCGGCTGGACCTGTGGGAGTACGACGTCGCCAGCGGGCAGACGCGTCTGCTGGTGGACTCGTCGGTGGTGCTGCCGGGCGAGGAAGTGCTGAGCGACGAGGAGAAGGCACGCCGCGAGCGCCAGCGCATCGCCGCGCTGTCCGGCATCGTCGACTACCAGTGGTCGCCCGACGGCAAGGCGCTGCTGTTCCCGCTCGGTGGCGAGCTGTACGTCTACGACCTGGCGAAGACCGGCAAGGCCGCCGTGCGCAAACTCACCCAGGGGGGCGGCTTCGCCACCGATCCGAAGCTGTCGCCGAAGGGCGGC includes the following:
- a CDS encoding glutathione binding-like protein → MIDLYYWPTPNGHKTTLMLEELAESGSKLDYRIVPVNIGAGDQFKPDYLAISPNNKMPAIVDHAPADGGAPISVFESGAILLYLANKTGRFFGTDTRQKVAVNQWLMWQMGGLGPMTGQYGHFTVYAPEKIPYAIDRYTREVQRLLGVLDKQLERNAYIAGDDYSIADMATHPWINAYDKAPLDLSPYPHLQRWHAAIAARPAVQRAYALKSQVNPNAGQPLSDEERKHLFGQGAPKA